From Xiphophorus maculatus strain JP 163 A chromosome 12, X_maculatus-5.0-male, whole genome shotgun sequence, the proteins below share one genomic window:
- the LOC102216602 gene encoding beta,beta-carotene 9',10'-oxygenase-like isoform X1 encodes MSTNTESQTHSLPSRERCPQASGLESVAPLVHSGEETPDPIPTTTKGTIPAWINGSFLRNGPGKFEFGEDRYDHWFDGMALMHRFHICEGSVTYSSRFLRSDSYNLNSEKNRIVVSEFGTVAMPDPCKNFFARFLSRFQIPQPTDNANVNFVKYKGDYYVSTETNFMRRVDPQTLETKEKVDWSQYVAVSSATAHPHYDREGATYNMGNSYSRDGFFYTIIRIPPAEKAAAKEDSADLSGAEVICSIPAAESRKPSYYHSFVMSENYIVFVEQPIKLNVLKFMLYKIMGQSFQKILSWEPQYGTIFHLVDRRTGKESKVKYRTAPMFTLHQINAYEDDGFLVMDMCCGDDGVVIGDFTLENLRRESGDDIDKFYNSLCRNLPRRYVLPLNVDEQTPLDQNLVMLPNCKATAKKADSGEVGFYSIHFSVYMTHEELHSDELLQYGGLEFPQINYDKYNGRPYRYFYACGFGHVFADSLLKMDVHTKELKVWRYPGLFPSEPVFVASPDAAEEDDGVVLSVIITPSKEKSTFLLILDANTFTELGRAEVPVNIPYGTHGVFNEMG; translated from the exons ATGTCAACGAACACGGAGTCCCAGACACACAGCT TACCCAGCAGGGAACGATGTCCACAGGCCAGTGGACTGGAGAGTGTGGCGCCTTTGGTGCATTCAGGGGAGGAAACCCCTGATCCCATCCCCACCACCACCAAGGGAACTATTCCAGCCTGGATTAATGGCAGCTTTTTGAGAAATGGTCCAGGGAAATTTGAGTTTGGAGAAGACAG ATACGATCACTGGTTTGACGGCATGGCCTTGATGCACCGGTTTCACATCTGTGAGGGCAGTGTAACTTACAGCAGCCGGTTCCTACGCAGTGATTCATACAACCTCAACTCAGAGAAGAACCGCATTGTGGTCTCAGAGTTTGGGACTGTCGCCATGCCTGATCCTTGCAAAAATTTCTTTGCACGTTTCCTTTCCCGTTTTCAGATTCCAC AGCCCACAGATAATGCAAATGTGAACTTTGTCAAGTACAAGGGAGACTACTATGTCAGCACAGAAACCAACTTTATGAGACGAGTGGATCCACAAACCTTGGAGACAAAAGAGAAG GTGGACTGGAGTCAGTATGTTGCTGTAAGCTCAGCCACAGCACACCCACACTATGACCGTGAAGGAGCAACATACAACATGGGCAATTCGTACAGCAGAGATG GTTTTTTCTACACCATCATCCGCATCCCTCCTGCTGAGAAAGCGGCAGCAAAGGAGGACTCGGCAGACCTCAGCGGAGCCGAGGTGATCTGCTCCATCCCTGCAGCTGAATCCAGAAAACCTTCTTATTATCACAGCTTTG TCATGTCTGAGAACTACATTGTGTTCGTGGAGCAGCCGATAAAGCTGAATGTGCTCAAGTTCATGCTCTACAAGATCATGGgacaaagttttcaaaaaatccTGAGCTGGGAGCCACAGTACGGCACCATTTTCCACCTGGTCGACAGGCGCACAGGCAAG GAGAGCAAAGTGAAATACCGAACGGCACCGATGTTCACACTGCATCAGATCAACGCCTATGAGGACGATGGCTTCTTGGTGATGGACATGTGCTGCGGGGATGATGGCGTCGTCATTGGAGACTTCACTCTGGAGAATCTGCGGCGGGAATCAGGAGACGATATAGACAAG ttttacaaTTCCTTGTGCAGAAACCTCCCAAGGAGATACGTGCTTCCTCTAAATGTGGACGAACAAACTCCTCTGGACCAAAACCTTGTCATGCTGCCAAACTGTAAAGCCACAGCAAAGAAGGCAGATTCTGGGGAGGTGGGATTCTACAGTATTCACTTCTCT GTTTACATGACCCACGAGGAGCTTCACAGTGATGAGCTGCTGCAGTACGGTGGCCTGGAGTTCCCTCAGATCAATTACGACAAGTACAACGGCAGACCTTACCGCTACTTCTATGCATGTGGCTTTGGGCACGTCTTTGCTGACTCACTGCTCAAGATGGACGTCCACACCAAGGAGCTTAAG GTGTGGCGCTATCCAGGCTTGTTCCCGTCTGAGCCTGTCTTCGTTGCCTCACCCGACGCTGCAGAGGAAGATGATGGAGTGGTCCTGTCAGTCATTATCACTCCTAGCAag GAGAAAAGTACTTTCTTACTCATTCTGGATGCCAACACCTTCACCGAGCTGGGGAGAGCCGAGGTCCCTGTCAACATCCCATATGGGACCCATGGAGTGTTTAACGAGATGGGCTAG
- the LOC102216602 gene encoding beta,beta-carotene 9',10'-oxygenase-like isoform X2: MSTNTESQTHSLPSRERCPQASGLESVAPLVHSGEETPDPIPTTTKGTIPAWINGSFLRNGPGKFEFGEDRYDHWFDGMALMHRFHICEGSVTYSSRFLRSDSYNLNSEKNRIVVSEFGTVAMPDPCKNFFARFLSRFQIPQPTDNANVNFVKYKGDYYVSTETNFMRRVDPQTLETKEKVDWSQYVAVSSATAHPHYDREGATYNMGNSYSRDGFFYTIIRIPPAEKAAAKEDSADLSGAEVICSIPAAESRKPSYYHSFVMSENYIVFVEQPIKLNVLKFMLYKIMGQSFQKILSWEPQYGTIFHLVDRRTGKESKVKYRTAPMFTLHQINAYEDDGFLVMDMCCGDDGVVIGDFTLENLRRESGDDIDKFYNSLCRNLPRRYVLPLNVDEQTPLDQNLVMLPNCKATAKKADSGEVYMTHEELHSDELLQYGGLEFPQINYDKYNGRPYRYFYACGFGHVFADSLLKMDVHTKELKVWRYPGLFPSEPVFVASPDAAEEDDGVVLSVIITPSKEKSTFLLILDANTFTELGRAEVPVNIPYGTHGVFNEMG; the protein is encoded by the exons ATGTCAACGAACACGGAGTCCCAGACACACAGCT TACCCAGCAGGGAACGATGTCCACAGGCCAGTGGACTGGAGAGTGTGGCGCCTTTGGTGCATTCAGGGGAGGAAACCCCTGATCCCATCCCCACCACCACCAAGGGAACTATTCCAGCCTGGATTAATGGCAGCTTTTTGAGAAATGGTCCAGGGAAATTTGAGTTTGGAGAAGACAG ATACGATCACTGGTTTGACGGCATGGCCTTGATGCACCGGTTTCACATCTGTGAGGGCAGTGTAACTTACAGCAGCCGGTTCCTACGCAGTGATTCATACAACCTCAACTCAGAGAAGAACCGCATTGTGGTCTCAGAGTTTGGGACTGTCGCCATGCCTGATCCTTGCAAAAATTTCTTTGCACGTTTCCTTTCCCGTTTTCAGATTCCAC AGCCCACAGATAATGCAAATGTGAACTTTGTCAAGTACAAGGGAGACTACTATGTCAGCACAGAAACCAACTTTATGAGACGAGTGGATCCACAAACCTTGGAGACAAAAGAGAAG GTGGACTGGAGTCAGTATGTTGCTGTAAGCTCAGCCACAGCACACCCACACTATGACCGTGAAGGAGCAACATACAACATGGGCAATTCGTACAGCAGAGATG GTTTTTTCTACACCATCATCCGCATCCCTCCTGCTGAGAAAGCGGCAGCAAAGGAGGACTCGGCAGACCTCAGCGGAGCCGAGGTGATCTGCTCCATCCCTGCAGCTGAATCCAGAAAACCTTCTTATTATCACAGCTTTG TCATGTCTGAGAACTACATTGTGTTCGTGGAGCAGCCGATAAAGCTGAATGTGCTCAAGTTCATGCTCTACAAGATCATGGgacaaagttttcaaaaaatccTGAGCTGGGAGCCACAGTACGGCACCATTTTCCACCTGGTCGACAGGCGCACAGGCAAG GAGAGCAAAGTGAAATACCGAACGGCACCGATGTTCACACTGCATCAGATCAACGCCTATGAGGACGATGGCTTCTTGGTGATGGACATGTGCTGCGGGGATGATGGCGTCGTCATTGGAGACTTCACTCTGGAGAATCTGCGGCGGGAATCAGGAGACGATATAGACAAG ttttacaaTTCCTTGTGCAGAAACCTCCCAAGGAGATACGTGCTTCCTCTAAATGTGGACGAACAAACTCCTCTGGACCAAAACCTTGTCATGCTGCCAAACTGTAAAGCCACAGCAAAGAAGGCAGATTCTGGGGAG GTTTACATGACCCACGAGGAGCTTCACAGTGATGAGCTGCTGCAGTACGGTGGCCTGGAGTTCCCTCAGATCAATTACGACAAGTACAACGGCAGACCTTACCGCTACTTCTATGCATGTGGCTTTGGGCACGTCTTTGCTGACTCACTGCTCAAGATGGACGTCCACACCAAGGAGCTTAAG GTGTGGCGCTATCCAGGCTTGTTCCCGTCTGAGCCTGTCTTCGTTGCCTCACCCGACGCTGCAGAGGAAGATGATGGAGTGGTCCTGTCAGTCATTATCACTCCTAGCAag GAGAAAAGTACTTTCTTACTCATTCTGGATGCCAACACCTTCACCGAGCTGGGGAGAGCCGAGGTCCCTGTCAACATCCCATATGGGACCCATGGAGTGTTTAACGAGATGGGCTAG